A single Terriglobales bacterium DNA region contains:
- a CDS encoding DMT family transporter: MTTSPRIHPFRGYLYVAAATFCWGLSATLGKAVFTGRLLGGEGIGKLDPLILSQARTTLSVVVLALVLFALGGRAAFAMARRDALRCMLLGATGVAGSNFFYYYAIERTTVATAIILQYTAPVWVLLYVLARRIDRPTPARIGGVAMAVAGSALAIGLFGRSEFRADLLGVAAALGAAFSFALYNVGGRFLLERQERWKVVTYTLLGCSLFWLVVNPPWKVVAAGYTGAQWAFLGVFALVSMLIPYSLYFSGLHHLDATRAVVTSCLEPVFAILLAMVFLGESFGWLQGVGMLIVLAATILVQKPERAARVPAEHAP; the protein is encoded by the coding sequence TTGACCACTTCCCCAAGAATCCATCCTTTCCGCGGATACCTCTACGTCGCGGCGGCGACGTTCTGTTGGGGGCTCTCCGCGACTCTCGGCAAGGCGGTGTTCACCGGACGCCTGCTGGGCGGAGAAGGGATCGGGAAGCTGGACCCGCTGATCCTCTCGCAGGCACGCACCACGCTCTCGGTGGTGGTGCTGGCGCTGGTGCTGTTCGCGCTCGGCGGGCGCGCCGCATTCGCCATGGCTCGTCGAGATGCCTTGCGGTGCATGCTCCTGGGCGCGACCGGCGTCGCCGGCTCGAACTTTTTCTATTACTACGCCATCGAGCGCACCACAGTGGCCACGGCCATCATCCTGCAATACACGGCTCCGGTCTGGGTGCTGCTCTACGTGCTGGCGCGGCGTATCGACCGGCCCACGCCGGCGCGCATCGGCGGAGTTGCCATGGCCGTAGCCGGCAGCGCGCTGGCTATCGGCTTGTTCGGTCGTTCCGAGTTCCGTGCCGACCTGCTGGGCGTGGCCGCCGCGCTGGGCGCGGCGTTTTCCTTCGCGCTCTATAACGTGGGAGGACGCTTCCTGCTCGAACGCCAGGAACGCTGGAAGGTTGTCACGTACACCCTGCTCGGCTGCTCCTTATTCTGGCTGGTGGTGAATCCACCGTGGAAGGTGGTCGCGGCCGGCTACACCGGCGCGCAATGGGCGTTTCTGGGTGTGTTCGCGCTCGTCTCCATGCTGATCCCGTATTCGCTGTACTTTTCTGGACTGCATCACCTGGATGCGACGCGCGCGGTGGTCACCAGTTGTCTGGAGCCGGTGTTTGCCATCCTGCTGGCCATGGTGTTCCTGGGCGAATCATTCGGATGGCTGCAGGGCGTCGGCATGCTCATCGTGCTGGCTGCGACCATCCTGGTGCAGAAGCCCGAGCGGGCCGCGCGGGTCCCGGCCGAACATGCGCCCTGA
- a CDS encoding PDZ domain-containing protein: MRGSLVLSGLLFATVVCSTATAQCVSCGSDADRGCHGRCNSVDCTVACNCCGAPQKIAYLDTLNPGLTADEQDGSLLVSAVFDQSPALRAGIRVGDEIVEINGSSPVEAALRCKTWQEPGRSVATVTLKRGHAVWSTKVALIPLRKFLDDAWASSGAETRAVSLKTPTAVRETMYGSYVTGVRWEELHNGTLVVIDILEGSPADRVGLTLGDIIKSVDRNATSAAMAALLRDASSRRRTLDVEIVRNKSARRIPLKSIGISEFLTTLGTRATQPVLQETASVLP; encoded by the coding sequence ATGCGTGGATCGTTGGTTCTTTCCGGTCTTCTCTTTGCAACGGTGGTGTGCAGCACGGCAACAGCTCAATGTGTCAGTTGTGGTTCCGATGCCGACAGAGGTTGTCATGGCCGGTGTAACTCAGTCGATTGCACGGTCGCTTGCAATTGCTGTGGAGCACCTCAAAAGATTGCATACCTGGATACGCTAAACCCAGGTCTGACTGCCGATGAGCAAGACGGAAGTTTGTTAGTCTCGGCTGTTTTCGACCAGTCGCCCGCTCTCCGCGCCGGCATCCGCGTCGGGGATGAAATTGTTGAGATCAACGGGAGTAGCCCGGTTGAGGCAGCGCTCCGCTGCAAGACGTGGCAAGAGCCGGGGCGGTCAGTGGCAACGGTAACGCTCAAGCGAGGTCACGCCGTCTGGTCTACAAAGGTCGCCCTAATTCCGCTACGGAAGTTCCTCGACGATGCGTGGGCGTCAAGCGGGGCCGAAACAAGGGCGGTGTCGCTCAAGACGCCGACCGCGGTCCGTGAAACTATGTACGGAAGCTATGTGACCGGTGTTCGATGGGAGGAACTCCATAACGGTACCTTGGTCGTTATCGATATCCTTGAGGGCTCGCCAGCTGACCGTGTGGGATTGACGTTAGGAGACATCATCAAGTCCGTAGACCGCAACGCCACCTCTGCTGCGATGGCGGCCCTCTTGCGCGATGCTTCGAGTCGGCGGAGAACATTAGATGTTGAGATCGTAAGAAATAAGAGCGCAAGAAGAATCCCGCTGAAATCCATTGGGATCTCAGAGTTCCTGACTACGTTGGGAACACGTGCCACTCAGCCGGTTCTGCAGGAAACCGCTTCTGTCCTGCCGTGA
- a CDS encoding OsmC family protein has product MVEASIQWTDGERFVGQASSGHALVIDSDRQRNTAPGPMELVLIGLCACTATDVVSILRKKREPFAALRVRAQAERAKEPPTVYETIHLVYTVSGKVAKKAVEDAVRLSKEKYCSVSAMLQKTAKITSEIEYAD; this is encoded by the coding sequence ATGGTTGAAGCCAGCATTCAATGGACTGACGGTGAGCGGTTCGTGGGTCAGGCCTCGAGCGGACACGCACTCGTAATCGACTCCGATCGCCAGCGCAACACTGCGCCCGGACCGATGGAGCTGGTGCTGATCGGCTTGTGCGCGTGCACCGCCACCGATGTGGTCAGCATCCTGCGCAAGAAGCGCGAGCCCTTCGCCGCGCTGCGAGTGCGGGCCCAGGCGGAGCGCGCCAAAGAGCCGCCGACCGTCTACGAGACCATTCACCTCGTCTACACCGTGAGCGGCAAGGTGGCGAAGAAGGCGGTGGAAGACGCTGTGCGCCTCTCGAAAGAAAAGTATTGCTCGGTCTCTGCCATGCTGCAGAAGACGGCAAAGATCACCAGCGAGATCGAATATGCGGATTGA
- a CDS encoding cation diffusion facilitator family transporter: MLQSEPGPSPALSAAVDVEAMRREKYAVARASVLAALAITIGKLVVGLTSGSLGILSEAASSGFDLVMTVMTLLSVRVSDKPADADHQYGHGKFENLSAFIETAFLLVACAWIVWEAIQRLFLREVHVEPSAAAFAVLFVSMAIDWWRSRALLRVARKYNSEALEADALHFHTDIWQVGVVIVGLALVGVADRLGVPWLRKADPIAALVVAGLILFVSGRLARRTLDALLDAAPPGARSRILDEVARVPGVLEVDRVRIRRSGNRYFADLSVGMARNVTFQRSEQVADEVTAAVERVLPEADVVVRSIARPAGSENIFDRVRAVAARRNLYVHDVSVEDLRGRLHVELHLELDEKLTLRQAHDLVTQLEAEVRDEVPEISSILTHIESEPATIEPGDETSYPELEARLRRIAREFPEILDMHEMVVKNVRGKMHVTCHCTMPDELPLDRMHEVITALEIRFKQEAPQLFKVLIHPEPSTDNRR, from the coding sequence ATGCTCCAATCCGAACCAGGCCCCTCGCCAGCGCTCTCGGCCGCGGTCGATGTGGAAGCCATGCGCCGCGAAAAATACGCCGTGGCGCGCGCTTCGGTCTTGGCGGCGCTGGCCATCACCATTGGAAAGCTGGTGGTCGGCCTCACCTCCGGCAGCCTCGGCATCCTCTCCGAAGCCGCCAGTTCCGGTTTTGACCTGGTGATGACCGTGATGACCCTGCTCTCGGTGCGCGTTTCGGATAAGCCCGCCGACGCCGACCACCAGTACGGCCACGGCAAGTTCGAGAACCTTTCCGCGTTCATCGAGACGGCGTTTCTGCTGGTGGCGTGCGCCTGGATCGTGTGGGAAGCCATCCAGCGTCTCTTCCTGCGCGAGGTCCACGTGGAGCCCTCGGCGGCCGCATTCGCTGTGCTGTTCGTGAGCATGGCGATCGACTGGTGGCGCTCCCGGGCGCTGCTGCGCGTGGCGCGCAAGTACAACAGCGAGGCGCTGGAAGCCGACGCGCTGCACTTCCACACCGATATCTGGCAGGTCGGCGTGGTCATCGTGGGACTGGCGCTGGTGGGGGTGGCTGACCGCCTGGGTGTGCCCTGGCTGCGCAAGGCCGATCCCATCGCGGCGCTGGTGGTGGCCGGACTCATCCTTTTCGTCAGCGGACGGCTGGCGCGCCGGACGCTCGACGCTCTGCTCGACGCCGCTCCTCCGGGCGCACGCAGCCGCATCCTGGATGAAGTGGCGCGGGTCCCGGGCGTGCTCGAGGTGGACCGCGTGCGCATCCGGCGCTCCGGCAACCGCTATTTCGCCGACCTCTCCGTGGGCATGGCGCGTAACGTCACCTTCCAGCGTTCGGAGCAGGTCGCGGACGAGGTCACAGCGGCGGTCGAGCGCGTGCTGCCGGAGGCCGACGTCGTGGTGCGTTCCATCGCGCGGCCCGCAGGCAGCGAGAATATTTTTGACCGGGTACGCGCTGTAGCCGCGCGCCGCAACCTGTACGTGCACGACGTCAGCGTGGAGGACCTGCGCGGACGGCTGCACGTCGAGCTCCACCTGGAACTGGATGAGAAGCTGACGCTGCGGCAGGCGCACGACCTCGTCACTCAGCTTGAAGCCGAAGTGCGGGACGAGGTGCCGGAGATCTCGTCCATCCTCACTCACATCGAGAGCGAGCCTGCCACCATCGAACCCGGCGACGAAACTAGCTATCCGGAGTTGGAAGCTCGGTTGCGCCGCATCGCCCGCGAATTCCCCGAGATCCTGGACATGCACGAGATGGTGGTAAAGAACGTGCGCGGCAAGATGCACGTCACCTGCCACTGCACCATGCCCGACGAGCTGCCGCTCGACCGCATGCACGAGGTCATCACCGCGCTTGAAATCCGTTTCAAGCAGGAAGCGCCGCAACTTTTCAAGGTCCTCATTCATCCTGAACCTAGTACAGACAACAGGAGATGA
- a CDS encoding NAD-dependent epimerase/dehydratase family protein, which yields MPPGPAPTVLITGVAGNLGRRLAPQLSDFRIVGVDMFAAPPEMPLARFEIIDLGDEASCPHLVALLRETNPSAVVHLAFVIDPVRSGVLELDPMWRINVAGTARVMEAIAEHNRTGGAVRRFLYPSSVSAYGSDLPGMVTEDYPLGGHTLPYAVHKREADEVVRQRAFWLGACSTWVLRPPIFAGASVENYLVGGFRGTPSGTGRLAAWMRKRGWRLPFPVPFGERYLKIRFQFVHVDDVARLLAWILRRTDPGPPVTVLNVAGRGEPLTLERCLEIGNNRMVRVPGRWGVRRTLALMWKLGISAVPPEAMPYITSSYLMDLSRLRELLGADFENVIRYTVEEALVDTFRPAGQPEPVERVIAESA from the coding sequence ATGCCCCCGGGCCCCGCACCCACTGTCCTGATCACCGGAGTGGCCGGCAACCTTGGCCGGCGGCTGGCGCCGCAGCTTTCCGACTTCCGCATCGTGGGCGTGGACATGTTCGCAGCGCCGCCGGAGATGCCGCTGGCGCGTTTCGAAATCATCGACCTAGGCGACGAGGCCTCCTGCCCGCACCTGGTCGCCCTGCTGCGTGAAACCAACCCGTCGGCCGTCGTGCATCTCGCCTTCGTCATCGACCCGGTACGCAGCGGCGTGCTGGAACTCGACCCCATGTGGCGGATCAACGTGGCGGGAACGGCGCGAGTGATGGAGGCCATCGCCGAGCACAACCGCACCGGCGGCGCAGTACGGCGCTTCCTGTATCCCAGCAGCGTCTCCGCCTACGGCTCCGACCTTCCCGGCATGGTGACGGAAGACTACCCGCTCGGCGGCCATACGCTCCCCTACGCGGTGCACAAACGCGAAGCCGACGAAGTGGTGCGCCAGCGCGCCTTCTGGCTGGGCGCGTGCAGCACCTGGGTACTGCGCCCGCCCATCTTTGCCGGAGCGAGCGTCGAGAACTACCTGGTGGGAGGATTCCGCGGGACGCCCAGCGGCACCGGCCGCCTGGCAGCCTGGATGCGCAAGCGCGGCTGGCGCCTTCCCTTCCCCGTGCCCTTCGGCGAGCGGTACCTGAAGATACGCTTCCAGTTCGTGCACGTGGATGATGTAGCGCGGCTCCTCGCGTGGATTCTCCGGCGCACCGATCCCGGCCCGCCGGTCACGGTGCTTAACGTCGCCGGACGCGGCGAGCCGCTGACGCTCGAGCGCTGCCTCGAAATCGGCAACAACCGCATGGTCCGCGTGCCTGGCCGCTGGGGCGTGCGCCGGACGCTGGCGCTGATGTGGAAACTGGGCATCTCGGCTGTGCCCCCGGAGGCCATGCCCTACATCACCAGTTCCTACCTGATGGACCTCAGCCGGCTGCGCGAACTGCTGGGCGCGGATTTCGAGAACGTCATCCGTTACACGGTCGAGGAGGCGCTGGTGGACACCTTCCGCCCCGCGGGGCAGCCGGAACCGGTCGAGCGGGTGATTGCGGAATCGGCGTGA